A single genomic interval of Nerophis ophidion isolate RoL-2023_Sa linkage group LG11, RoL_Noph_v1.0, whole genome shotgun sequence harbors:
- the nacad gene encoding uncharacterized protein nacad isoform X2 yields the protein MPGESAHRSVPANKHPGQAEEEPGLPGPGKSRCQSTDSTPSESGSSPCDTSSSPSPSTPQKLLPTYTSPFGPRLFHATPNSSGTLRPQPEGSDNRHNLPRLSGKLGGHGPCGRLIPVKMERIKVLTGSEVESDYPEVQTIDKRVVMGQETLLKPSEILKGMRFPGQCDQGISSSVTPSFAEPQTKVNKPEVSKEVGNPPNLDIQGDEQTEPETSLTSPIPPVHSPTAPTSSTCVDNNFTDKEEGESISIIEVPSLSVHEQICPVALSFSEPIFSVDPLRVGMPSSLDPDLYYTAPSTPIKAASYSSHLKHRSYPGSPACSPSPGLPSDSDDLCSPMTSPTGSYMTAEGGSWTSSYASSTSPSTSPNLLTTEDAQEARACFVESLSEIGDEVGEDKVRTAPEREEERPGDLYVQRSQDVINPRLGITGTAILEEEETQKDDEIIICRESHRPCWVTEHTPLPRSSSSPTSDSQEDGGESESSLCPLEEDRTANEEYSRITHTGLNLQLDPCVSEEHYGHTTDQQEKTFTAVTPDTDNMASSNNSPDSPVVHMDSFCSGSFGRFGPGSFMFSQTASAEDVPEEERMIPVSLIPFPPHTSLVFKADSFEITLFPTEAENEIVKDRNEGKNIDAYSAGEEEADIEDDDEDDDNDYDDDDDDDINGNETVDTGDTNDNKDNSLESGVEAKVEVKVVEEEGEDDDEDGLYIRKSVEGATDEDSSGSLLHTLSDTSINEALDDYFCFQVDTDDSLDSASYNGEEDERLYSTERHAQAPECSPLDSLESTERSESQQGYVTRMDETECLHTQLRADETVDNSEIKCLSTDTAAQEPKTPETEETKGCASTLDKTKSVQMDEGLKQFAVCTFTASCDPKPSGKKIRDATERVKHYSSCKEPKHSSCVLPYSDPATQIYSLPPVGKTPSCTVQELKDEDGGKEQNKRAKEDPTCEPDRDSYKLLIKHHRYQTGSHGTAGVSRLISSQWSSNRHDTPDKEDQNKKKNDNTSVEIRNIECRAADPGFSDLGTATNDLNKGVLPVPYPKDQSPNPSNIPISASPEVIFGLGDNLVSTPEHRPGDSGQENLSTDEKVLVVAGSPHFPLAISPKRENSETDTRREICPVAEMTELHLGSLSEFGVWGAGESLSFSLGKKYELETESVLMCDTQGQSTQTTVIPNMTSEAYQTYPYGCLQAVKDNDDGKMHEAEDAEVIRAGTSESNLVCWKSIEEISEAGGGERRFPEEDVSNQDNDGDNTQMHATWMDTNNNNDATFDSLEVAICGGLNALSEEVRPQFECVKVTDSVSNIPLEEMPMRVSVSEEQKSPDISSTNEGQSSVLLNNTSENQCATNEHLNSPPMSRCQTSPKCQTITAASNIVPSLLHGSFGFFIPRCKSNASTPVKDAKMCVQLESEIAVESQTQGERKSDAGNMIDRVVDEPKNTGADKGQQCESSNSGMDEENNTKKMKKRCAKNKKKEEKPSPTPTLLDGFAHDAAKDTICTEKTDATKKGRRRKQHKALKAGIHLDSSPEILDDDKKPSVSKLTSAVAIEDISKTKTGKKANKVSSLEQKTDKGFSQIQEKKCLPPNVTRPKDWSRNSNKRVGENLNVMGELDKESHKEQKELDNRPEVLNNTQEGLDNRPVSNGQRGIRLDINDNNIQDDQIILSQAITSFSSPKSPVSSSSPFYGASTETKHELITPVQESQPALSVQHLLLLPRSHTTSTTSQQFLTNHVEATVIHPTESSSIPPCRNRSTPQSHKENKQGCTKDTAKDVTLAQGGSDKSEEDCRLPDQGSILKEKSGNTSGSLQKTGLSDQKATQPFSSYQLTDKQSGCSINHKHPISEDFKNSCSIVASCNESESEGSVPELEEAGPVTPLQSQLLSSADEGANRPKQSRSEKKARKAMSKLGLKPVHGVTRITIRKSKSILFVISRPDVFKSPASDIYIVFGEAKIEDLSQQAHKAAAEKFKVPVTSTPLAPPVPPSLSIKEESEEEEEEEVDDGGLEQRDIELVMAQANVSRAKAVRALKHNKNDIVNAIMELTM from the exons ATGCCGGGGGAGAGCGCTCACAGATCTGTCCCCGCCAACAAGCATCCAGGGCAGGCCGAGGAGGAGCCGGGACTCCCTGGACCAG GAAAAAGCAGATGTCAGTCCACGGACTCCACACCCAGTGAAAGTGGCTCTTCTCCTTGTGACACAAGTTCAAGCCCTTCTCCCAGCACTCCACAGAAACTGCTCCCAACATACACATCTCCATTTGGGCCCAGGCTATTTCACGCAACACCTAACTCTTCTGGTACTCTAAGACCTCAACCTGAAGGGTCTGACAATCGGCACAACCTACCGAGGTTGTCCGGAAAGTTAGGCGGTCATGGACCTTGTGGCCGCCTTATCCCCGTTAAGATGGAGAGAATCAAA GTACTGACTGGTTCTGAGGTGGAGAGTGACTACCCAGAGGTGCAGACCATTGACAAAAGGGTGGTGATGGGCCAAGAGACACTTTTAAAACCGTCAGAGATCCTGAAAGGGATGCGCTTTCCAGGACAATGTGATCAGGGTATCTCATCATCAGTTACGCCAAGCTTTGCAGAGCCTCAGACAAAAGTAAACAAGCCAGAAGTCAGCAAAGAAGTGGGAAATCCCCCAAACCTGGACATACAAGGAGATGAGCAAACAGAACCTGAAACATCCCTAACTTCACCAATTCCCCCTGTTCACAGCCCCACTGCACCTACTTCCTCCACTTGTGTTGATAATAATTTCACAGATAAGGAAGAGGGTGAAAGTATCTCGATTATTGAAGTGCCTTCCCTGTCTGTCCACGAGCAGATCTGCCCAGTGGCTCTATCATTTTCCGAGCCAATTTTTTCCGTTGACCCACTTCGAGTGGGTATGCCGTCATCCCTTGACCCTGACTTGTATTATACTGCTCCCTCCACACCAATTAAGGCGGCATCATATTCCTCGCACCTTAAACATCGTTCCTATCCAGGCTCTCCTGCTTGCTCACCCTCACCTGGCTTACCCTCAGACAGCGATGACCTCTGCTCCCCTATGACCTCCCCCACTGGCTCTTATATGACAGCAGAAGGAGGAAGTTGGACATCCTCTTATGCATCTTCCACCTccccctccacttctcccaaccTGCTGACCACAGAAGATGCACAGGAGGCTCGGGCTTGCTTTGTGGAATCCTTGTCCGAGATTGGAGATGAAGTAGGGGAGGACAAAGTGCGAACAGCTCCAGAGCGGGAGGAAGAAAGACCAGGCGACTTGTATGTGCAACGTTCTCAGGATGTGATTAATCCACGGCTTGGAATAACTGGTACAGCGATACTTGAGGAGGAAGAGACTCAAAAAGATGATGAAATCATTATTTGCAGAGAAAGCCATCGTCCTTGTTGGGTGACTGAACATACACCTCTGCCAAGGAGCAGTAGTAGCCCCACTAGTGACTCACAGGAGGATGGAGGTGAGTCTGAGAGCTCTCTCTGTCCACTAGAGGAGGACAGGACAGCAAATGAGGAATATTCAAGAATTACGCATACAGGCCTGAATCTGCAACTGGACCCATGTGTATCGGAGGAACATTATGGACACACGACTGATCAGCAAGAGAAAACATTCACAGCTGTGACTCCTGATACAGACAACATGGCCTCATCCAACAATAGTCCTGATTCACCTGTTGTCCACATGGATTCTTTTTGTTCTGGATCCTTTGGTAGATTTGGTCCCGGCTCTTTCATGTTCTCTCAGACAGCAAGTGCTGAAGATGTACCAGAAGAAGAAAGGATGATACCTGTCTCTCTCATCCCATTTCCTCCTCACACAAGCCTTGTTTTTAAAGCTGATTCGTTTGAAATAACTCTTTTTCCCACAGAGGCTGAAAATGAAATTGTGAAGGACAGAAACGAAGGCAAGAATATTGACGCATATTCAGCAGGGGAAGAGGAAGCAGACATTGAAGATGATGACGAAGacgatgacaatgactatgatgatgatgatgatgatgacatcaaTGGTAATGAAACTGTGGACACTGGGGACACTAATGACAACAAAGACAACAGTCTGGAGTCTGGTGTGGAAGCCAAGGTGGAAGTAAAAGTGGTTGAAGAAGAAGGGGAAGATGACGATGAAGATGGCCTGTACATCAGGAAATCAGTGGAGGGTGCTACAGATGAGGACAGCTCAGGATCCTTGCTTCATACACTCTCAGACACATCTATAAATGAGGCGTTGGATGACTACTTCTGTTTCCAAGTTGATACTGATGACTCATTAGATTCAGCCTCCTATAATGGGGAGGAAGATGAACGCCTTTACAGCACTGAGAGGCATGCACAGGCACCAGAATGCTCACCTTTGGATTCACTTGAATCCACAGAAAGGTCAGAATCACAACAAGGATATGTCACTAGAATGGATGAAACAGAATGTTTGCACACACAACTGAGAGCAGATGAAACAGTGGATAACTCTGAAATCAAGTGTCTTTCTACAGACACTGCTGCCCAGGAACCCAAAACCCCAGAAACAGAAGAAACGAAAGGTTGTGCCAGTACATTGGATAAAACAAAATCTGTACAAATGGATGAAGGCTTAAAACAATTTGCTGTTTGCACATTTACAGCTTCTTGTGATCCTAAGCCATCTGGTAAAAAAATTAGGGATGCGACTGAAAGGGTAAAACATTATAGTTCTTGTAAAGAACCTAAACATAGCTCTTGTGTCCTTCCCTACTCTGACCCTGCTACTCAAATCTACTCCTTACCTCCTGTTGGGAAAACTCCTAGCTGTACAGTACAGGAACTAAAAGATGAAGATGGTGGCAAAGAGCAAAACAAACGTGCAAAAGAAGATCCCACTTGTGAACCGGACAGAGATTCGTATAAATTGCTCATTAAGCATCATCGTTATCAAACAGGAAGTCATGGAACTGCAGGAGTGAGTAGACTCATATCATCCCAGTGGTCTTCCAATAGACATGATACACCTGACAAAGAAGACCAGAataaaaagaagaatgacaacaCCTCAGTAGAGATTAGAAACATTGAGTGTAGAGCCGCGGACCCGGGTTTCTCTGATTTGGGTACTGCCACCAATGATTTGAACAAAGGTGTGCTTCCTGTCCCCTATCCTAAAGACCAAAGTCCAAATCCCAGCAATATCCCAATCTCTGCATCTCCAGAGGTTATTTTTGGACTTGGTGACAATCTAGTTTCGACTCCTGAACATCGCCCTGGTGACTCTGGCCAGGAGAACCTAAGTACAGATGAGAAGGTGCTCGTAGTGGCGGGTTCACCTCACTTTCCTTTGGCTATCTCACCCAAAAGGGAAAACTCAGAAACAGATACAAGAAGGGAAATTTGTCCTGTAGCGGAAATGACTGAATTACATTTAGGATCATTGTCTGAATTTGGAGTATGGGGAGCAGGGGAGTCTCTTTCCTTTTCACTGGGGAAGAAGTATGAATTAGAAACAGAGAGTGTACTCATGTGTGACACACAAGGCCAAAGTACACAGACCACAGTGATTCCTAACATGACCAGTGAAGCATACCAAACATATCCTTATGGTTGTCTTCAGGCGGTAAAAGACAACGACGATGGAAAGATGCATGAGGCAGAAGATGCAGAAGTAATAAGAGCGGGAACTTCTGAGTCTAATTTAGTCTGTTGGAAGTCAATCGAGGAGATCTCGGAGGCAGGTGGCGGCGAGCGGAGATTCCCTGAAGAGGATGTCAGTAATCAGGACAACGATGGGGATAACACACAGATGCATGCAACATGGATGGacacaaacaataataatgatgctACTTTTGATTCACTGGAAGTAGCAATATGTGGAGGACTGAATGCGTTATCAGAGGAAGTGAGGCCTCAGTTTGAGTGTGTCAAAGTCACAGATTCAGTCTCTAACATTCCGCTTGAAGAGATGCCAATGCGAGTTTCTGTCAGTGAAGAACAAAAATCACCAGACATTTCATCCACAAATGAAGGTCAGAGTAGCGTGTTGTTAAATAACACTAGTGAGAACCAATGTGCAACAAATGAACATCTCAACAGCCCACCAATGTCAAGATGCCAAACAAGTCCCAAGTGTCAGACAATCACTGCAGCAAGTAATATAGTACCTTCTTTACTACATGGCTCTTTTGGTTTCTTTATTCCTAGATGTAAATCTAATGCATCTACACCCGTAAAAGATGCAAAAATGTGTGTGCAGTTAGAATCTGAGATTGCGGTGGAGTCTCAAACTCAAGGCGAAAGAAAAAGCGATGCTGGTAATATGATTGACAGAGTTGTTGACGAGCCAAAGAACACAGGTGCCGATAAAGGACAGCAGTGTGAGAGTTCTAACTCAGGAATGGATGAAGAAAATAATACAAAGAAAATGAAAAAGAGATGtgcaaagaataaaaaaaaagaagaaaaaccgtCACCCACACCAACTCTTTTAGACGGGTTTGCACATGATGCTGCCAAGGATACAATTTGCACAGAGAAAACTGATGCTACTAAGAAAGGGCGAAGAAGGAAACAACACAAGGCCTTGAAGGCAGGCATTCATTTGGATTCCAGCCCTGAAATTCTTGATGATGACAAGAAACCTTCTGTTTCAAAACTAACTTCAGCAGTGGCGATTGAGgatatttccaaaacaaagacAGGCAAAAAGGCCAACAAAGTGTCATCATTAGAACAAAAGACTGACAAAGGTTTTTCACAGATTCAAGAAAAAAAGTGTCTCCCTCCTAACGTCACACGCCCTAAAGATTGGAGCCGCAACTCAAACAAGCGTGTCGGAGAGAACCTTAATGTCATGGGAGAACTCGACAAAGAATCACATAAGGAACAAAAAGAGCTGGACAACAGACCAGAAGTACTTAATAACACACAAGAAGGGCTTGATAACAGACCAGTGTCTAATGGTCAAAGAGGAATCAGACTAGACATTAATGACAATAACATACAGGATGATCAGATCATACTATCACAGGCTATCACTTCATTTTCTTCCCCAAAATCGCCCGTTTCCTCTTCGTCACCTTTCTACGGAGCATCAACAGAGACAAAACATGAACTTATCACACCTGTACAAGAATCACAGCCGGCACTTTCAGTCCAGCACTTGCTTTTGCTACCCCGGTCCCACACAACCTCTACCACCAGCCAGCAATTTCTTACAAACCACGTAGAGGCCACCGTCATTCATCCTACG GAGTCGTCTTCCATCCCTCCTTGCCGTAACCGGTCCACCCCCCAGTCTCACAAAGAAAACAAGCAGGGCTGTACAAAGGACACAGCCAAAG ATGTCACTTTAGCACAGGGGGGATCAGACAAGAGCGAGGAGGATTGTAGACTCCCTGATCAAGGGTCAATTCTCAAAGAGAAAAGCGGAAACACAAGTGGATCCTTGCAGAAAACGGGTCTTTCTGATCAAAAGGCAACCCAACCTTTCTCTTCTTATCAGCTCACCGACAAACAGTCCGGCTGCTCAATTAACCACAAACACCCAATCTCTGAAGACTTCAAAAACAGCT GTTCCATTGTGGCCTCCTGTAATGAGTCGGAGAGTGAAGGGTCAGTGCCTGAGCTAGAAGAGGCAGGGCCAGTGACACCTCTTCAATCTCAG CTCCTCTCCTCTGCAGACGAAGGCGCGAACAGACCGAAACAGAGCCGCAGTGAGAAGAAGGCCCGTAAG GCCATGTCTAAACTTGGTTTAAAGCCTGTCCATGGTGTGACTAGGATCACCATTAGGAAGTCCAAGAGTATCCTCTTTGTCATCAGTCGACCCGATGTATTTAAAAGCCCTGCGTCGGACATTTATATTGTATTTGGGGAGGCTAAG ATCGAGGATCTTTCTCAACAGGCTCACAAAGCCGCTGCAGAGAAATTCAAGGTGCCTGTGACCTCTACTCCGCTGGCGCCCCCCGTCCCACCCAGCCTCAGCATCAAGGAGGAGagtgaagaagaggaggaggaggag GTGGACGACGGGGGTCTGGAGCAGAGGGACATCGAGCTGGTGATGGCTCAGGCCAATGTGTCTCGAGCCAAGGCCGTGCGTGCGCTGAAACACAACAAGAACGACATTGTGAACGCCATCATG GAGCTGACCATGTGA